In Streptomyces ambofaciens ATCC 23877, a single genomic region encodes these proteins:
- a CDS encoding DUF3492 domain-containing protein: protein MRIGLLTEGGYPYVSGEAGLWCDRLVRGLEQHEFDVYALSRSERQEDDGWVPLPPHVSRVRTASLWEAEDDGIGYGRRARRRFAECYGELATTLCTTTPGEPSGSPEGASALEADRFANALYGLAELARDEGGLPSALRSETAVRALERACRAPGAHRSAREARVPDLLAVAARLERALRPLSLDWYEDDGLGAVDLCHAASGGTAALPGLLARHFSDVPLLVTEYGVRLRTHYLTEPDSPPAIRSLLAAFHGRLAAETYRRAAVITPGNTHARRWQERCGADRAKLRTVHPGMDAAPFSEVGEEPGGADPHTLVWVGRVEPAKDLVSLLHAFAEVRRAEPAARLRIVGAPAGPEGPAYLAHCRGLAAQLFPDEADGPHAVGRNPVTFEETGGPELPSRAHAYASGALVVLSSVVEGFPAGLVEAMFCGRATVSTDVGAVVEAIGGTGLVVPPRNPRALAEACVALLRDPERRERLGAAARARALELFTVEQNVAAFHGIYLEILSRTPVRRVVLDDTGEPLPFAAPAEAHVPGRWTDPASRVVARGGPGWATDAPVRATAPASATEGAR from the coding sequence GTGCGCATCGGACTGCTTACGGAGGGTGGCTATCCGTATGTGAGCGGTGAGGCCGGACTCTGGTGCGACCGGCTCGTGCGCGGGCTCGAGCAGCACGAGTTCGACGTCTACGCTCTCAGCCGCAGTGAGCGGCAGGAAGACGACGGGTGGGTACCGCTGCCACCGCACGTCAGCCGCGTACGCACCGCGTCGCTGTGGGAAGCCGAGGACGACGGGATCGGGTACGGACGGCGCGCGCGCCGGCGCTTCGCCGAGTGCTACGGCGAACTGGCCACGACGCTGTGCACGACCACCCCCGGAGAGCCGTCCGGCTCCCCCGAAGGGGCGTCGGCCCTTGAGGCGGACCGTTTCGCCAACGCGCTGTACGGGCTCGCCGAACTGGCCCGCGACGAGGGCGGGCTGCCCAGCGCACTGCGCTCGGAGACCGCCGTACGCGCCCTGGAACGTGCCTGTCGTGCGCCCGGCGCCCACCGTTCCGCGCGCGAGGCGCGCGTTCCCGATCTGCTCGCCGTCGCCGCGCGCCTCGAACGCGCACTGCGCCCCCTGTCGCTCGACTGGTACGAGGACGACGGCCTCGGCGCGGTCGACCTCTGCCACGCGGCCTCCGGCGGCACGGCGGCCCTGCCGGGCCTGCTCGCACGGCACTTCTCCGACGTACCCCTGCTGGTGACGGAGTACGGCGTGCGGCTGCGGACGCACTACCTCACGGAACCCGACTCCCCTCCCGCGATACGGTCCCTGCTGGCCGCCTTCCACGGACGGCTGGCCGCCGAGACGTACCGGCGGGCGGCCGTGATCACGCCCGGCAACACGCATGCCCGTCGCTGGCAGGAGCGCTGCGGGGCCGACCGTGCCAAACTCCGCACCGTCCATCCGGGCATGGACGCGGCGCCCTTCTCCGAGGTGGGGGAGGAGCCGGGGGGCGCCGACCCGCACACCCTGGTCTGGGTCGGCCGCGTCGAGCCCGCCAAGGACCTGGTCTCCCTGCTGCACGCCTTCGCGGAGGTCCGCAGAGCCGAACCCGCGGCGCGCCTCAGGATCGTCGGCGCCCCGGCCGGACCCGAAGGCCCGGCCTACCTCGCCCACTGCAGGGGCCTGGCCGCGCAGCTCTTCCCCGACGAGGCCGACGGCCCGCACGCCGTCGGCCGCAACCCGGTGACCTTCGAGGAGACCGGCGGGCCCGAACTGCCGTCCCGCGCCCACGCGTACGCCTCCGGCGCGCTGGTCGTGCTCTCCAGCGTCGTCGAGGGGTTCCCGGCCGGACTGGTCGAGGCCATGTTCTGCGGTCGCGCGACGGTCTCCACGGACGTCGGCGCGGTGGTCGAGGCCATCGGCGGCACCGGACTCGTCGTGCCCCCGCGCAATCCGCGCGCGCTCGCCGAGGCGTGCGTAGCGCTGTTGCGCGACCCCGAGCGCCGGGAGCGCTTGGGCGCCGCGGCGCGCGCCCGCGCACTGGAACTCTTCACCGTCGAGCAGAACGTCGCGGCATTTCACGGCATTTACCTGGAGATCCTCTCGCGCACACCGGTACGCCGCGTCGTCCTCGACGACACCGGCGAACCCCTTCCGTTCGCCGCCCCCGCCGAAGCGCACGTCCCCGGGCGCTGGACCGACCCCGCCTCCCGGGTGGTGGCCCGGGGCGGACCCGGCTGGGCGACGGACGCACCCGTGCGGGCCACGGCACCGGCCTCCGCGACCGAGGGGGCTCGATGA
- a CDS encoding NAD-dependent epimerase/dehydratase family protein: MRVLLIGANGYIGRFVADRLLADPAVQLTALGRGDDADVRFDLATGSPGALTRFLDAVHPGVVVNCAGATRGGARELTRHNTVAVATVCEALRRSGCGARLVQVGCSAEYGPSQPGSSTAEDAVPRPGGPYGVSKLAATELVLGSGLDAVVLRVFSPAGPGTPAGSPLGRLAEAMRRAMQSGDGELRLGGLGAQRDFIDVRDVARAVHAASLSAAQGVINIGSGRAVRLRDAAATLARVAGYGGALHELDTPPGALRPTIGHPRTESAGHRVDALGHHRADSLGHHRPEPLGHRGDRAEAEHTSPVTYPYPDGCGSWQQADVRTARDRLGWRPRIALEESLADIWMEAACRI, from the coding sequence ATGAGAGTCCTGCTGATCGGAGCCAACGGCTACATCGGCCGTTTCGTCGCCGACCGTCTCCTCGCCGACCCGGCCGTCCAGCTCACCGCTCTCGGCCGCGGCGACGACGCCGACGTCCGTTTCGACCTCGCCACCGGCAGCCCCGGCGCCCTGACCCGCTTCCTCGACGCGGTCCACCCCGGCGTCGTCGTCAACTGCGCCGGAGCCACCCGGGGCGGCGCCCGGGAACTCACCCGGCACAACACCGTCGCCGTCGCCACCGTCTGCGAGGCACTGCGCCGCAGCGGCTGCGGCGCCCGCCTCGTGCAGGTCGGCTGCAGCGCGGAGTACGGCCCCAGCCAGCCCGGCTCCTCCACCGCGGAGGACGCCGTGCCCCGCCCCGGAGGCCCCTACGGGGTCAGCAAACTCGCCGCGACCGAACTGGTCCTCGGCTCCGGCCTCGACGCCGTCGTGCTCCGCGTCTTCTCACCCGCCGGCCCCGGCACCCCCGCCGGCTCCCCGCTGGGCCGGCTCGCCGAGGCCATGCGCCGCGCGATGCAGTCCGGTGACGGCGAGCTCCGCCTCGGCGGCCTCGGTGCCCAGCGGGACTTCATCGACGTCCGCGACGTCGCCCGTGCCGTCCACGCCGCCTCCCTCTCAGCGGCGCAGGGCGTGATCAACATCGGGTCGGGCCGTGCCGTGCGCCTGCGCGACGCCGCCGCCACCCTCGCCCGCGTGGCCGGCTACGGCGGTGCCCTGCACGAACTCGACACACCTCCCGGAGCGCTCCGCCCGACCATCGGGCACCCCCGCACCGAATCGGCCGGCCACCGCGTCGACGCCCTCGGCCACCACCGCGCCGACAGCCTCGGTCACCACCGCCCGGAACCCCTCGGGCACCGCGGGGACCGCGCCGAGGCGGAGCACACCTCCCCCGTCACCTACCCCTACCCGGACGGCTGCGGCAGCTGGCAGCAGGCCGACGTGCGCACCGCCCGCGACCGGCTCGGCTGGCGGCCGCGGATCGCCCTCGAAGAATCCCTCGCCGACATCTGGATGGAGGCGGCATGCCGTATCTGA
- a CDS encoding spherulation-specific family 4 protein, producing the protein MPYLTSTPAGSAGTDVRTGLGVPGLAHPLVAAGEWADLTCPGTPLDWVVLNVADGPGAHPDPHCLEAAGRLRNTGIRVLGHLDAAHGARSFGELISDAHRYLDWYRVDGFLLDRCPSDRAALPEVRRTVDTLRVIRDDAHIVLGHGTHPCPGYAENADQLVTFSGAWSDYRWSQAAEWSADYPPERFCHFVHGVPRGHLEEALRIARWQGAATIYFTDRTDRGGQVDPWETMPGYWDEIVSRVGTGVSE; encoded by the coding sequence ATGCCGTATCTGACCAGCACTCCAGCGGGCAGCGCGGGCACCGACGTCCGGACCGGCCTCGGTGTCCCGGGCCTTGCCCACCCCCTCGTCGCCGCCGGGGAGTGGGCCGACCTCACCTGCCCGGGGACGCCCCTCGACTGGGTCGTCCTCAACGTCGCGGACGGGCCCGGCGCCCATCCCGACCCGCACTGCCTGGAGGCGGCCGGACGTCTGCGCAACACCGGCATCCGCGTTCTCGGCCACCTCGACGCCGCCCATGGGGCCCGGAGCTTCGGCGAACTGATCTCCGACGCGCACCGGTACCTCGACTGGTACCGGGTCGACGGCTTCCTCCTCGACCGGTGCCCGTCCGATCGCGCCGCCCTCCCCGAGGTCCGCCGCACCGTCGACACCCTGCGGGTGATCCGTGACGACGCCCACATCGTCCTCGGGCACGGCACCCATCCCTGCCCCGGCTACGCCGAGAACGCCGACCAACTCGTCACCTTCTCCGGCGCCTGGAGCGACTACCGCTGGTCCCAGGCGGCCGAATGGAGCGCCGACTACCCGCCCGAGCGTTTCTGCCACTTCGTCCACGGCGTCCCGCGCGGGCACCTGGAGGAGGCCCTGCGCATCGCCCGCTGGCAGGGCGCGGCGACGATCTACTTCACCGACCGCACGGACCGGGGCGGACAGGTCGACCCCTGGGAGACCATGCCCGGCTACTGGGACGAAATCGTCTCGCGAGTCGGGACGGGTGTCTCGGAATGA
- the moeZ gene encoding adenylyltransferase/sulfurtransferase MoeZ, with product MSLPPLVEPAPELTVDEVRRYSRHLIIPDVGMDGQKRLKNAKVLAVGAGGLGSPTLMYLAAAGVGTLGIVEFDEVDESNLQRQVIHSQADIGRSKAESARDTIKGINPYVDVVLHEERLEADNVMDIFSQYDLIVDGTDNFATRYLVNDACVLLNKPYVWGSIYRFDGQASVFWSEHGPCYRCLYPEPPPPGMVPSCAEGGVLGVLCASIGSIQTNEAIKLLAGIGEPLVGRLMIYDALEMQYRQVKVRKDPDCAVCGENPTVTELIDYEAFCGVVSEEAQAAAADSTITPKQLKEWMDDGENIELIDVREPNEFEIVSIPGARLIPKNEFLMGSALESLPQDKKIVLNCKTGVRSAEVLAVLKSAGFSDAVHVGGGVIGWVNQIEPAKPVY from the coding sequence GTGTCGCTGCCACCCCTGGTCGAGCCGGCCCCCGAGCTCACCGTAGACGAGGTCCGCAGGTACTCCCGCCACCTGATCATCCCCGACGTGGGGATGGACGGGCAGAAGCGGCTGAAGAACGCCAAGGTGCTCGCCGTGGGCGCGGGCGGCCTCGGCTCGCCGACCCTCATGTACCTGGCGGCGGCCGGTGTCGGCACGCTCGGCATCGTGGAGTTCGACGAGGTCGACGAGTCGAACCTGCAGCGGCAGGTCATCCACAGCCAGGCCGACATCGGCCGGTCCAAGGCCGAATCCGCCCGCGACACCATCAAGGGCATCAACCCGTACGTGGACGTGGTCCTTCACGAGGAGCGGCTCGAAGCCGACAACGTGATGGACATCTTCAGCCAGTACGACCTGATCGTCGACGGCACGGACAACTTCGCGACCCGCTACCTGGTCAACGACGCCTGCGTGCTGCTGAACAAGCCCTATGTCTGGGGCTCGATCTACCGCTTCGACGGCCAGGCCTCCGTCTTCTGGTCCGAGCACGGCCCCTGCTACCGCTGCCTCTACCCGGAGCCCCCGCCCCCCGGCATGGTCCCCTCCTGCGCCGAGGGCGGCGTCCTGGGCGTGCTGTGCGCGTCCATCGGCTCCATCCAGACCAACGAGGCCATCAAGCTCCTCGCCGGCATCGGTGAGCCGCTGGTCGGCCGCCTGATGATCTACGACGCCCTGGAGATGCAGTACCGCCAGGTCAAGGTCCGCAAGGACCCCGACTGCGCGGTCTGCGGCGAGAACCCGACCGTCACCGAGCTCATCGACTACGAGGCCTTCTGCGGCGTCGTGTCCGAGGAGGCCCAGGCGGCGGCCGCCGACTCCACGATCACTCCCAAGCAGCTCAAGGAGTGGATGGACGACGGTGAGAACATCGAGCTCATCGATGTCCGCGAGCCGAACGAGTTCGAGATCGTCTCCATCCCCGGCGCCCGGCTGATCCCGAAGAACGAGTTCCTGATGGGCTCGGCCCTCGAGAGCCTCCCGCAGGACAAGAAGATCGTCTTGAACTGCAAGACGGGTGTCCGCAGTGCGGAAGTCCTGGCGGTCCTCAAGTCCGCGGGCTTTTCCGACGCCGTCCACGTCGGCGGCGGTGTGATCGGCTGGGTCAACCAGATCGAGCCGGCGAAGCCCGTCTACTGA